In Gallus gallus isolate bGalGal1 chromosome 6, bGalGal1.mat.broiler.GRCg7b, whole genome shotgun sequence, a single genomic region encodes these proteins:
- the LOC423822 gene encoding heparan sulfate glucosamine 3-O-sulfotransferase 1, which produces MAFLLVSAYLLLTHTQGAPVENGALLETLKSQVGLFSNKSEHYSAQVRPPGTSRRIPQTIIIGVRKGGTRALLEMLDIHPNIVVAATEVHFFDWDENYVKGIDWYRSLMPFSYGNQITIEKTPGYFTSPQAPERIHDMNSSIKLLLILRDPTERVISDYTQVYYNRVESHKPVQLFEDIVIKNGALNTKYKAIQRSLYDVHMEKWLKHFSLDQIHIVDGNTLIKDPLPELQKVERFLNLPSRIMSSNFYFNQTKGFYCIRSDGRERCLHESKGRPHPLVNNTVLEQLYSYFKEHNAKFYRMVNHSFDWH; this is translated from the coding sequence ATGGCCTTTCTTCTGGTGTCAGCTTATCTTCTGCTGACTCATACTCAGGGTGCTCCTGTCGAGAATGGGGCACTGTTGGAAACACTGAAGTCACAGGTAGGATTGTTCAGCAATAAAAGTGAACACTATTCAGCACAGGTGAGACCTCCTGGCACAAGCCGACGAATACCTCAGACAATTATCATTGGAGTTCGTAAAGGAGGGACAAGGGCTTTGCTGGAAATGTTGGATATTCATCCTAATATTGTTGTAGCAGCTACAGAAGTCCACTTTTTTGACTGGGATGAAAATTATGTGAAAGGAATAGACTGGTATAGGAGTTTGATGCCATTTTCTTATGGAAATCAAATCACTATTGAGAAAACACCAGGCTATTTTACATCACCACAGGCTCCAGAAAGAATTCATGATATGAATAGCTCCATTAAGCTGCTGCTCATTCTAAGAGATCCCACTGAGAGAGTTATATCTGACTATACCCAAGTATATTACAACAGAGTGGAAAGCCACAAGCCTGTTCAGCTTTTTGAAGATATTGTTATTAAGAATGGAGCACTTAATACCAAATACAAAGCTATTCAGAGAAGTTTATATGATGTTCATATGGAAAAGTGGCTTAAACATTTCAGTTTGGATCAGATTCACATAGTGGATGGCAATACTTTAATCAAGGACCCTCTTCCTGAATTACAAAAAGTTGAGAGATTTCTGAATCTTCCTTCCCGAATTATGtcttctaatttttattttaaccaaaCTAAGGGATTCTATTGCATTCGAAGTGATGGAAGAGAGAGATGTTTACATGAATCCAAAGGGCGACCCCATCCTCTTGTTAACAACACTGTTTTAGAACAACTTTATTCTTACTTCAAAGAGCACAATGCAAAATTTTACAGAATGGTTAATCATTCTTTCGACTGGCATTAA